The Streptomyces collinus DNA segment GGACGTCGAGTCCCGTGTCAGCCAGGACGACCTGCACGAACTGCGGGAGAGCCGGCACGACGCGCTGGCCGGCGGCCGGGTCAGGTCCCGGCACTTCCGGGTGCGGGACGAGTCCCGGGGCGCGGAGGAGACCGGCTACCGGCCGGTCGAACTGTGGGGCCACCTCGTGCACCCCGGCGCGGGCTCCCCGCGGATCCTGGTGGGCGCCCTCGTCGACGCGGCCGGCGGACTCACCGCGGCCCAGGCGGCCGAGCGACTGCCGGACGGGATCTTCTCACTGGACCAGGAGGGCCGCCTGACCTACGCCAACCGCCGCTGCGAGGAGCTGCTGGATTCCGGCCGGGAAGAACTCTTCGGCCGCTATCCGTGGGAAGTGATCACCTGGCTCCGGGACCCCGCGTACGAGGACCGCTACCGGGCGGCGATGCTGTCGCAGGAGCCGGTGTCCTTTCTCGTCCGGCATCCCGAAGGGAACTGGCTGAGCTTCGTGCTGTACCCGGACGTGCACGGCCTGACCGGCCGGGTCTCGCCGACCGGGCCGCCCACCGGGGCCGAACAGGGTCAGGAGGACGGTGCCGCCGCCGGTCCCGGTCTCGCAGCCACAGTGCCCCCGCCCGGGCCGGTCACCGCCGCGCGTGCCGGAGCGCTCTACCACGTGGTGCAGATGGCGAGCGTGCTCACCGAGGCGGTCACCGTGCGGGACGTCTGCCGGGCCGTGTCCGAGCAGCTGCTGCCCGCCTTCGGCGCCCGGGAGCTGGCGCTGTACAGCGTCCGCGAGGGCCGGATGTACCTGCTGTGGGAGTCGGGATACCCGGAGGGCTTCCTGACCCCGTTCGAAGGCGTCACCCTCGACACCCAGCTGCCCGGCGTCCACGCGCTCACCACCCGGCTCCCTTTGTTCTTCGAGTCGCCGGAGGACCTCTCCCTCGCCTATCCGGGCATCACCCTGGACCGCATGAACGCCTGGGCGTTCCTGCCGCTGATCGCCTCCGGCCGTTCCGTCGGCTCGTGCATCCTCGGCTGGGAGGCCTCCCACCGCTTCACCCCGGACGAGCGCTCCGCCCTCACCGCCCTGGGCGGCCTGGCCGCCCAGGCGATGGAACGGGCCCGGCTCTACGACTCGGAGTCCGCCGTCGCCCGCGGCCTCCAGGAGGGGCTGCTGCCGCACCGCCTGCCCGCCGTCGAGGGTCTGCGTACGACCGGCCGCTATCTGCCCGGCACGCAGGGCATGGCGATCGGCGGGGACTGGTACGACGTCATCACCACCGGGCGTGGCGTGGCCCTGGTCATCGGGGACGTCGAGGGGCACAGCGTCGGCGCCGCGGCGGTGATGGGGCAGCTGCGCAGCGCGGTGCACGCCTTCGCCGCGAGCGAGCGCCCGCCGCAGGAGGTCATCACGCACACCAACCGGCTGCTGACCGAGCTGGAGTCGGACGTCTGCGCCACCTGCTGCTACATCGAGCTCGACCCGGGCACCGGACGGGCCCTGGCGGTGCGGGCCGGTCATCCCCCGCCGCTGCTGCGCCACCCCGACGGGCGGGCCGAGACCCTGGATCTCGCGGGCGGCGTCATGCTGGGCGTGCAGCCCGACTCGGTGTACCCCGTCACCGCGCTCACCCTGGCCCCCGGCAGTGTTCTCGCCCTGTACACCGACGGGTTGGTGGAGCGGCCCGGCAGCGACATCGAGACGGGCATCGACGCGGTCCGGCGCCGGCTGTCCGAGACCCCGGCGGACTCGGTGGAGCATCTCGCCGACCGGCTGGTGGGCACGGC contains these protein-coding regions:
- a CDS encoding SpoIIE family protein phosphatase, coding for MDEAAAVPDGPRSADGRSRDGAGSRAPASGPGRIEDALTDPLVEAVRDLDGYGGLVYLRSPDRRSLVLAMVTGVPRSLLKSWWRVPVGGALPMAEAYRRDATLWLPDERATMVRFPHFTAGLPYSFGSAYQPVRTGGEAVGVLVVLRSASRAPMDAETVDRALRPAERAMEERLAARPPGAGTAAHRVEYDDEPISVRLPISGAHPVRVGLIDWDLDSDRCAADDEALALLGIDRADYGGTIADVESRVSQDDLHELRESRHDALAGGRVRSRHFRVRDESRGAEETGYRPVELWGHLVHPGAGSPRILVGALVDAAGGLTAAQAAERLPDGIFSLDQEGRLTYANRRCEELLDSGREELFGRYPWEVITWLRDPAYEDRYRAAMLSQEPVSFLVRHPEGNWLSFVLYPDVHGLTGRVSPTGPPTGAEQGQEDGAAAGPGLAATVPPPGPVTAARAGALYHVVQMASVLTEAVTVRDVCRAVSEQLLPAFGARELALYSVREGRMYLLWESGYPEGFLTPFEGVTLDTQLPGVHALTTRLPLFFESPEDLSLAYPGITLDRMNAWAFLPLIASGRSVGSCILGWEASHRFTPDERSALTALGGLAAQAMERARLYDSESAVARGLQEGLLPHRLPAVEGLRTTGRYLPGTQGMAIGGDWYDVITTGRGVALVIGDVEGHSVGAAAVMGQLRSAVHAFAASERPPQEVITHTNRLLTELESDVCATCCYIELDPGTGRALAVRAGHPPPLLRHPDGRAETLDLAGGVMLGVQPDSVYPVTALTLAPGSVLALYTDGLVERPGSDIETGIDAVRRRLSETPADSVEHLADRLVGTARRAQERPDDVALLLTAYR